Within the Candidatus Babeliaceae bacterium genome, the region CGCCATTCCTACAAAAATAGTATTATAGATTCTTGCAAGATTTTTTTGTTGAAATACAAAATGTTCGGAATACCACCATTGCTTTGGCTTTGTTGCTTCAAATTTTTTCTCAAGTTTATCAAAAAAATCATAATTTTGATCATCGTAATAATAACCTAAAAAAGTTCTTAATCTATCGCTGTCTGAATTTTCAAATATATTTTTTAAATCAAGTGGATAAATATCATCATCGTCAATTTCAATACGTCTTGTTTGTATTTTCCGTTTCTCTGCTTGTGCAAGCAAGTCCTTTTTAAATACTTCTTCGTCTCTACCTCTCATTTGGGACAGTATATAGGACCGTGTTTTCTTCAGTTCTTCTTCAACTTGAATTGGTATTACTCTGGATTTATGCGGATTTCTGCTTTTAACTAATTCAATATCATTCGGTTGTTCCATGCTGAAGGTTGTTTGAAGATGAAGTAGGAGAAGAATGCTGTAGTAGAGGGCTGATGTTTTTTTCATGATTTTCTCGATAAAAATGTTGTAATAGAAAAAATCATAAAATTACATTAAATTTTATGATTTTAAGTTTATATAAAATTATTATAATAACTTAGAACTGCTAATCCAGCCTACTATCTTTTTTCCAAAAATCAAGAACCGTAACCCAATAATGCGATTAATTTGCAGTTTGGCGCGGCAAAAAAATTATCGAAGTTCAGCTCGTTCAACGCCGTTATTCTGCATGCATAAAATATTGCACACTGCATAAGCTTGATCAATGTTGTTGACGTTTTTTTGAACTCTCTTTGCACCGCTATTACAAGAACAATTTGCGCTAGGAGCTTGTATCGAAGAGATAAACATGCAGCCTATGAGTGCAAATATGAGTAAAAATATATTTTTTTGCATGTTATTCACCTTTAAAATTTATAAAACTACCTCATCTCAGAGCGGCTGACGCCAGCATCTCGGACACACAAAATATTACAGATTGCAGCAGCTTCATCGGTGCCATAGACATTTTTTTGTTCAAATTCTTTGCCATCACCGCAAGCACAATGGGCATCTGTAGCCTGGATAGTTGCGGGGATGTAATTTATAAACGCGAATATGATTAACAATATCTTCCGTTTCATGTTACTGCCCTATTTATATTAGTTATCTATTATTATTGATAATAGCATAATTTGTTATGAATTTTCAATAATAATTGTAATTTGTAATATTTTTATCGTATTTCAGGGTGGCTACTCATGCCCTCATGGCCTATGCATAAGATCTTGCAACGCCTAAACGCTTCATCTGATCCTGATCCTACAGAGAGCGAGACGGGGTCTTGGGTTGGTTGAGCGTTGTCATTGCAATAGCAATGAAGTGTTCCTGCGCGTACGGGGGCAATCGCTAGTATACAAATAAATAAAAGTATCTTATTCTTCACAAATTCCCCTGTAATTTACATGAGTTTAAGTTTCTGCTTTCGCTATGGTTCGATACGATTTCTGCGAAAATCACTCACCATGAGCGGGTCTCGCTCACCCTGAGTGTCCGGCGTAGTCCATAGGACGAAGTCGGATGTATCGAGAGATCGCTACGCGTTATGTCTCTTATAGTCATAATAATAGCATACATGCGCGCTTTTTTTCAATAATTATTTCTATTATTAAAAAATCACTCTGTTTCGTCGGTAGAATCTAGCTTTTCGCTATAGCCACATTGCTTATTGGGGCATAATAACGTTGTTTCACCGGATTTATCGACTTTTTTAAGTAAATATGGGTTTTTGCATTCTGGGCATGGCTTATCTTCGATATCACCTGATATTGAAAATTTACAGGTTGGGTAGGTGCTGCAGCCCCAGAAAACTTTACCTTTCCATGTTTTTTTGACAACTTCGCCGACCTTGCATTCTGGACATTTAAATGAAGCTTTTTCTTGATATATATACTTGCATTCCGGGTATCCTGAGCAGGCAATGAAGGGGCCAAATCTACCAATTACTTGTCGTAAAGGTTTTCCGCACACAGGGCATTGTTTGTCCAATATTTTTGGCTGGGTTGCTGCGACCAGTTGTATTGTTCCATCTTCAAGACGTTCAAAATTGCTGGTAAACGTGCATTCTGGAAATCGCAAACATCCCAAAAATGCACCAGCTTTACCAAAGCGTATAGCAAGTTTTGCTTGTTTGCATTCTGGGCAGTCAAGTTCGGTAGGTTCCGCAGCGCGCTTAGCTTTATCGCCCCTAAATACATTGAGGTCTTTTTCAAAGTTTTCATAAAAGGTAGTAAGAAGGAGATCGCGATTTAATGACCCCTGAGCTATTTTATCGAGATCTTCTTCCATGATAGCCGTAAATTGCGTACTCATAATCTTAGGAAGATGTTCTACGAGCATATTTGTTACGGCCATGCCAAGTTCTGTTGGAACAAAGCGCTTTTTTTGATCAAGCGTTGTGTATGCACGAGCTTGTATGGTCTTTAAAATAGTTGCATAGGTGCTTGGCCTGCCTATGCCTTCTTTTTTTATTTCTCCGACTAATGATGCTTCGGTGTATCGTGGAGGAGCTTGTGTAAAATGTTGTTTAGGTGAAGTTTTTTCAAGATCAATAACGCTTTGAGCTGCAAGATGTGCTGGTAAATTAACTTTTGATTCTTTTTCTTCCTCATCTGCTTCTTGATAAACTTTGAGAAAACCATCAAAAATAAGGCTTGACCCTGTTACCTTAAAGGTAAATATTCCACCTTGTATGGTTACTTGCCGTTGGGCGTATACTGCTGGCTTTATTTGGCATGCTACAAATCTTTTCCAAATTAACTCATAGAGTCTGGCCATGTCTTTTTCTAAATAACGACCTATTGAATCAGGCGTTACGTACGTATTAATTGGCCGAATTGCCTCGTGGGCATCTTGACCTTTTTCTTTTGAATAGACCACTGATTTGGATGGTAAATATTCTTTACCGTAGCTTTCAACGATATACTCACGGGCCTGTTTAATCGCCACATCAGAAATGCGTAAAGAATCCGTACGCATATAGGTGATTAATGCGACAGGAGTTGAAGGGTCTTCTAATGGAACACCTTCATATAATTTTTGTGCTAATTGCATGGTTTTTTGAACGGAAAATCCAAGTTGATTGTAAGCGGCCTGTTGCAGGCTACTTGTCATAAACGGAGCTGGAGCATTTTTTATTCGCTCCGTATCTTTTATAGATTCTATCGTAAAAGATTTTATTGCAGCTAATTTTTCTAGAATTTTATCAACAGCATCTTTGTTGGGAAGTTCTACTTTTTTCTTGTTAGCATGAGTGAGCGCTGCTGAAAAGAGCGCATCTTCAAACTTAAATACGCCTTCGATGCTCCAGTATTCTTCAGGCTTAAAGACGCGAATCTGTTCTTCTCTGTCGCAAATAAGACGAAGCGCTACTGACTGAACGCGTCCAGCTGAAAGGCCAGTTGTAATTTTTTGCCACAAAATAGGTGAAACTTCATAACCCACCCAACGATCAAGCACACGGCGTGCCTGTTGTGCATTAACCTTATTTATATCTATATCAAAGGGATGCTTAATGGCTTCTTGTATAGCCGGTTGTGTTATTTCGTTAAAAGTTATTCTATGCATTTTAGTCGACTTTTTTATAACTTTTTCTATCTCATTGGCTATGTGCCAGGCTATTATCTCGCCTTCTCTGTCAGGATCGGATGCCAAGAAGATTTCATCCGCTGATTGGGCTTCTTTGCAAATATCGGCTATAACTTTTTCTTTTTTGTCTAAAACAACATAGTCGATGACGACGTGGTGATCTTTTGGATCAAAATGAATCCCAAGTTCTTTTTGCGGCAAATCCTTAATGTGTCCCACGGTGGACATAATTTTAAAATCTTTACCTAAGAATTTTGCAATTGTTTTTATTTTAGCCGGAGATTCTACTATTAATAGTTTTTTCATGGTCATTCTTTTTGTTTTGTTATACAAGCCAGTCATTTTTAATGATATAAAAAAGCCGGCCCTTATCTATAGAGTAAAAAAGTTATTGACAAAAAGTCAAATAGTTTTCATAAAATATCTGTTTTTTGAAGTAAACAACTTTTGATTATATCATAAGTTTTGTTGTAATGTGGCAAAAAAGTTATTAAGGGATTCTTCTGATAGGCAATTATTACTATTGTCGTCCTCAAATTCTTGAGCATATCCTAATGATAATAGCTGATCTTTGAGTGCCATGACATGATCGCTTCCAACATAGAGAAGTATAGGTTTATGTGCATTTTTATTTTCAATAATTTTTGTCATAAAACCATAGTCAGCTAAATCGTTAGCCCAGATACTCCCGATATTGTTTTCTTTGTTAATGTATGATAAAACAGGTGAATAATCGTTATTCTGTGACCAAGCTTTTAATGATTCTTGTATC harbors:
- the topA gene encoding type I DNA topoisomerase, translated to MKKLLIVESPAKIKTIAKFLGKDFKIMSTVGHIKDLPQKELGIHFDPKDHHVVIDYVVLDKKEKVIADICKEAQSADEIFLASDPDREGEIIAWHIANEIEKVIKKSTKMHRITFNEITQPAIQEAIKHPFDIDINKVNAQQARRVLDRWVGYEVSPILWQKITTGLSAGRVQSVALRLICDREEQIRVFKPEEYWSIEGVFKFEDALFSAALTHANKKKVELPNKDAVDKILEKLAAIKSFTIESIKDTERIKNAPAPFMTSSLQQAAYNQLGFSVQKTMQLAQKLYEGVPLEDPSTPVALITYMRTDSLRISDVAIKQAREYIVESYGKEYLPSKSVVYSKEKGQDAHEAIRPINTYVTPDSIGRYLEKDMARLYELIWKRFVACQIKPAVYAQRQVTIQGGIFTFKVTGSSLIFDGFLKVYQEADEEEKESKVNLPAHLAAQSVIDLEKTSPKQHFTQAPPRYTEASLVGEIKKEGIGRPSTYATILKTIQARAYTTLDQKKRFVPTELGMAVTNMLVEHLPKIMSTQFTAIMEEDLDKIAQGSLNRDLLLTTFYENFEKDLNVFRGDKAKRAAEPTELDCPECKQAKLAIRFGKAGAFLGCLRFPECTFTSNFERLEDGTIQLVAATQPKILDKQCPVCGKPLRQVIGRFGPFIACSGYPECKYIYQEKASFKCPECKVGEVVKKTWKGKVFWGCSTYPTCKFSISGDIEDKPCPECKNPYLLKKVDKSGETTLLCPNKQCGYSEKLDSTDETE